A single region of the Mugil cephalus isolate CIBA_MC_2020 chromosome 4, CIBA_Mcephalus_1.1, whole genome shotgun sequence genome encodes:
- the snrpc gene encoding U1 small nuclear ribonucleoprotein C produces MPKFYCDYCDTYLTHDSPSVRKTHCSGRKHKENVKDYYQKWMEEQAQSLIDKTTAAFQQGKIPPTPFPGGPPPGGPPRPGMLPTPPMGGPPMMPMMGPPPHGMMPGGPGGMRPPMGGPMQMMPGPPHMMRHPRPMMMPVRPGMMRPDR; encoded by the exons GTTTTACTGTGATTATTGTGACACTTATCTGACGCATGACTCG CCGTCTGTGAGGAAGACCCACTGCAGCGGgcgaaaacacaaagaaaatgtaaaagattACTACcagaaatggatggaggagCAGGCTCAAAGCCTGATCGATAAAACAA CGGCTGCATTTCAGCAGGGAAAGATTCCTCCCACACCGTTCCCCGGTGGCCCTCCCCCTG GTGGTCCTCCTCGCCCTGGCATGCTACCAACACCCCCGATGGGAGGTCCTCCTATGATGCCTATGATGGGGCCCCCACCACATGGGATGATGCCCGGTGGACCTG GAGGCATGAGGCCGCCCATGGGAGGACCGATGCAGATGATGCCAGGGCCGCCACACATGATGCGTCACCCTCGGCCGATGATGATGCCGGTCAGGCCGGGCATGATGCGACCGGACAGATAA